One window of the Fusobacterium animalis 7_1 genome contains the following:
- a CDS encoding TonB-dependent receptor, whose amino-acid sequence MKKLLVLLTILSSIIAYAEDTIELNQTTVKSSPRSSDYTLIPKEQKNTYVITQEKIRERNYKNVEDVLRDAPGVTIQNTAFGPRVDMRGSGEKSLSRVKVLIDGVSINPTEETMASLPINSIPIESVKKIEIIPGGGATLYGSGSVGGVISITTNSNVTKNNFFADLNYGSFDNRNFGFAGGYNVTKNLYVNYGFNYLNSEGYRREEEKENKIYLLGFDYKINAKNRFRFQTRYSKFKDDGSNQVAREVLEYDRRAVGLNLDMITKDKSYTFDYEYRPKNNLTLAATIYKQEQDRDIQTESIDDIRIVSSPAGYTYGSYKEEMNFYGVTSKMNAKFEEDKKGLKLKSKYDYSNGQIIFGYDYQKAVNKRDSFVQSETLKSYNNGYSNKTLEGEDIQPVINRVKVNMEKESHGFYVFNKFDATDKLDITTGFRTEITKYNGKRVNGPNTMPFVAAKTAEINTDRKLENYAGEFGALYKYRDTGRVFLRYEKGFVTPFANQLTDKVRDTTLPKKVGFFDPPQVNVASKYVDNNLKSEKTDTVELGVRDYFFGSLFSASVFLTDTKDEITLISSGVTNPAVNRWKYRNIGKTRRMGLELEAEQNFGNWSLSQSLTLLNTKVLKANEEARLEKGDQVPLVPRVKATLGVKYNFTDKIALVGTYTYFSKRDTREIRESEDLNKDDDIIKHTIGGYGVTDLGVLYKADAYSNIKVGAKNIFNKKYNLRETSLEALPAPEKTYYLEMNVRF is encoded by the coding sequence ATGAAAAAATTATTAGTCTTGCTTACTATATTATCTTCAATAATAGCCTATGCAGAAGATACTATAGAACTTAATCAAACAACTGTAAAAAGTAGTCCTAGAAGTTCTGATTACACATTAATTCCTAAAGAACAAAAAAATACTTATGTAATCACTCAAGAAAAAATTAGAGAGAGAAACTATAAAAATGTAGAAGATGTTTTAAGGGATGCTCCTGGAGTTACAATACAAAATACTGCTTTTGGACCAAGAGTTGATATGAGAGGTAGTGGAGAAAAATCATTAAGTAGGGTAAAAGTATTAATAGATGGAGTAAGTATAAATCCTACTGAAGAAACAATGGCAAGTTTACCAATAAATTCAATTCCTATTGAAAGTGTTAAAAAAATTGAGATAATTCCAGGTGGAGGAGCAACTCTTTATGGAAGTGGTTCTGTTGGAGGAGTTATCAGTATAACTACTAACTCAAATGTTACTAAAAATAATTTCTTTGCTGACTTAAACTATGGTTCATTTGATAATAGAAATTTTGGCTTTGCTGGTGGATATAATGTCACTAAAAATTTGTATGTAAACTATGGTTTTAATTATTTGAATAGTGAAGGTTATAGAAGAGAAGAAGAAAAAGAAAATAAAATTTATTTACTTGGATTTGACTATAAGATAAATGCAAAAAATAGATTTAGATTTCAAACTAGATACAGTAAATTTAAAGATGATGGAAGTAACCAAGTAGCAAGAGAAGTTTTAGAATATGATAGAAGAGCAGTTGGACTAAATTTAGATATGATAACAAAAGATAAAAGTTATACTTTTGATTATGAATACAGACCTAAAAATAATTTAACATTAGCAGCTACTATATACAAACAAGAACAGGATAGAGATATTCAAACAGAAAGTATAGATGATATTAGAATTGTTTCTTCTCCAGCTGGATATACTTATGGAAGTTATAAAGAAGAAATGAACTTTTATGGAGTTACATCCAAAATGAATGCAAAATTTGAAGAAGATAAAAAAGGATTAAAATTAAAAAGCAAATATGATTATAGCAATGGTCAAATAATTTTTGGATATGATTATCAAAAAGCAGTAAATAAAAGAGATTCTTTTGTCCAATCTGAAACTTTAAAATCATATAATAATGGTTATTCAAATAAAACCTTAGAAGGAGAAGACATCCAACCAGTTATCAATCGTGTTAAAGTAAATATGGAAAAAGAATCTCATGGTTTCTATGTTTTTAATAAATTTGATGCAACAGATAAATTAGATATCACAACAGGGTTTAGAACAGAAATTACAAAATATAATGGAAAAAGAGTCAACGGACCAAATACTATGCCATTTGTTGCTGCTAAAACTGCTGAAATAAATACAGATAGAAAATTAGAAAATTATGCTGGTGAATTTGGAGCTTTATATAAATATCGTGATACAGGAAGAGTATTTTTAAGATATGAAAAAGGATTTGTAACACCATTTGCAAACCAATTAACAGATAAAGTTCGTGATACAACTTTACCAAAAAAAGTTGGTTTCTTTGACCCACCACAAGTTAATGTGGCTTCTAAATATGTAGACAATAATTTAAAATCAGAAAAAACAGATACAGTAGAATTAGGAGTAAGAGATTATTTCTTTGGCTCTTTGTTTAGTGCCTCTGTATTTTTAACAGATACAAAAGATGAAATTACTTTGATTAGTTCAGGAGTAACTAACCCAGCAGTAAATAGATGGAAGTATAGAAATATCGGAAAAACTAGAAGAATGGGATTAGAGCTAGAAGCTGAACAAAATTTTGGAAACTGGTCTTTATCTCAATCTTTGACATTACTTAATACAAAAGTATTAAAAGCTAATGAAGAAGCAAGATTAGAAAAAGGTGATCAAGTTCCATTGGTACCAAGAGTTAAAGCTACACTAGGTGTAAAATATAATTTTACAGATAAAATCGCATTAGTTGGAACATATACTTATTTTAGTAAAAGAGATACAAGAGAAATAAGAGAAAGTGAAGATTTAAATAAGGATGATGATATTATAAAACATACTATTGGTGGCTATGGGGTAACAGATTTAGGAGTTTTGTATAAAGCAGATGCTTACTCTAATATTAAAGTAGGAGCAAAAAATATATTTAATAAAAAATACAATTTAAGAGAAACAAGTCTTGAAGCCTTACCTGCCCCAGAAAAAACTTATTATTTGGAAATGAATGTTAGATTTTAA
- a CDS encoding aminotransferase class I/II-fold pyridoxal phosphate-dependent enzyme, producing the protein MSKLDQNKTPLFTVLKDEYVRRNILPFHVPGHKRGKGVDKEFFNFMGEAPFSIDVTIFKMVDGLHHPKSCIKEAQELLADAYGVKHSFFAVNGTSGAIQAMIMSVIKAGEKILVPRNVHKSVSAGIILSGSEPVYMNPEIDENLGIALGVKPQTVENMLKQDPDIAAVLIINPTYYGVATDIKKIADIVHSYDIPLIVDEAHGPHLHFHDELPISAVDAGADICTQSTHKILGAMTQMSVIHVNSDRVNVEKVKQILSLLHTTSPSYPLMASLDCARRQIATQGQELLTRTIELAKYFRREANRIPGIYCFGEELIGKDGFFAFDPTKITISAKELGLKGGELESLLVDDYNIQMELSDYYNTLGLITIGDTEESVNKLLDALRDISRRFFGKGKKLEKNIIKLPETPELVLMPREAFYSEKNKVPFKESVGKISGEMIMAYPPGIPIIIAGERISQDIIDYIEELKEADLHIQGMEDPELETINVIEEEDAIYLYTEKMKNILIGVQTNLGVNKTGTEFGPDDLIQAYPDTFDEMELISVERQKEDFNDKKLKFKNTVLNTCEKIAKRVNEAVIDGYRPILVGGDHSISLGSVSGVSLEKEIGVLWISAHGDMNTPESTLTGNIHGMPLALLQGLGDRELVNCFYEGAKLDSRNIVIFGAREIEVEERKIIEKTGVKIVYYDDILRKGIDNVLDEIKDYLKIDNLHISIDMNVFDPEIAPGVSVPVRRGMSYDEMFKSLKFAFKNYSVTSADITEFNPLNDINGKTAELVDSIVQYMMNPDY; encoded by the coding sequence ATGTCTAAATTAGACCAAAATAAGACACCATTATTTACAGTATTAAAAGATGAATATGTGAGAAGAAATATACTTCCATTTCATGTTCCTGGACATAAAAGAGGAAAAGGGGTTGATAAAGAATTTTTTAACTTTATGGGAGAGGCTCCTTTTTCAATAGATGTAACAATTTTTAAAATGGTTGATGGTTTACATCATCCAAAAAGTTGTATAAAAGAAGCTCAAGAATTACTTGCAGATGCTTACGGAGTTAAACACAGTTTCTTTGCAGTAAACGGAACTTCTGGTGCAATACAAGCAATGATAATGTCAGTTATAAAAGCAGGAGAAAAAATATTAGTGCCAAGAAATGTGCATAAATCAGTTTCAGCAGGGATTATTTTAAGTGGTTCTGAACCCGTATATATGAATCCTGAAATTGATGAAAATTTAGGAATTGCCTTAGGAGTTAAACCACAAACTGTTGAGAATATGTTAAAACAAGACCCAGATATAGCAGCAGTTCTTATTATAAATCCAACTTATTATGGAGTAGCAACAGATATTAAAAAAATAGCTGATATAGTTCATAGCTATGATATACCTCTTATTGTAGATGAAGCTCATGGACCACATTTACATTTTCATGATGAGTTACCAATTTCAGCTGTTGATGCTGGAGCAGATATTTGTACTCAAAGTACACATAAAATTTTAGGTGCTATGACTCAAATGTCAGTTATCCATGTAAATTCTGATAGAGTTAATGTTGAAAAAGTAAAACAAATTTTAAGTTTACTTCATACAACTTCTCCATCATATCCATTGATGGCATCTCTTGATTGTGCAAGAAGACAAATAGCTACACAGGGGCAAGAGCTACTTACAAGAACTATTGAACTTGCTAAATATTTTAGAAGAGAAGCTAATAGAATACCGGGGATTTATTGTTTTGGAGAAGAACTTATTGGAAAAGATGGTTTCTTCGCCTTTGATCCAACAAAAATTACAATATCTGCAAAAGAATTAGGACTTAAAGGTGGAGAACTTGAAAGCCTACTTGTAGATGATTATAATATTCAAATGGAATTATCAGACTATTATAACACTTTGGGACTTATTACAATAGGAGATACAGAAGAAAGTGTAAATAAATTACTTGATGCTTTAAGAGATATAAGCAGAAGATTTTTTGGAAAAGGAAAAAAATTGGAAAAAAATATTATAAAACTTCCTGAAACTCCTGAATTAGTATTGATGCCAAGAGAAGCATTTTACAGTGAAAAGAATAAAGTTCCATTTAAAGAAAGTGTTGGAAAAATTTCTGGTGAAATGATAATGGCATATCCACCTGGTATTCCAATAATCATTGCAGGAGAAAGAATAAGCCAAGATATAATTGATTATATTGAAGAATTAAAAGAGGCAGATTTACATATTCAAGGTATGGAAGATCCAGAACTTGAAACTATAAATGTAATTGAAGAAGAAGACGCTATTTACTTATATACTGAAAAAATGAAAAATATTCTTATTGGAGTACAAACAAATCTTGGAGTTAATAAGACAGGAACTGAATTTGGACCTGATGATTTAATCCAAGCATATCCAGATACTTTTGACGAAATGGAATTAATTTCTGTTGAAAGACAAAAAGAAGATTTCAATGATAAAAAATTAAAATTCAAAAATACAGTCTTGAATACTTGTGAAAAGATAGCTAAAAGAGTTAATGAAGCTGTGATTGATGGGTATAGACCAATACTTGTTGGAGGAGACCACTCAATCTCATTAGGAAGTGTGTCAGGTGTTTCATTAGAAAAGGAAATTGGAGTTTTATGGATAAGTGCTCATGGAGATATGAATACTCCTGAAAGTACACTTACAGGAAATATCCATGGAATGCCATTAGCTTTACTTCAAGGTTTAGGAGATAGAGAACTTGTAAACTGTTTCTATGAAGGTGCAAAACTTGACAGTAGAAATATAGTTATCTTTGGTGCAAGAGAAATTGAAGTTGAAGAAAGAAAAATTATTGAAAAAACTGGTGTAAAAATTGTTTATTATGATGATATTCTAAGAAAAGGTATAGATAATGTTTTAGATGAAATAAAAGATTATCTAAAAATTGATAATTTACATATTAGTATAGATATGAATGTATTTGATCCAGAAATTGCTCCTGGTGTATCTGTACCTGTTAGAAGAGGAATGTCTTATGATGAAATGTTTAAATCATTGAAATTTGCATTTAAAAATTATTCAGTTACATCAGCAGATATTACAGAATTTAATCCATTGAATGATATCAATGGAAAAACTGCTGAACTTGTTGATAGTATAGTCCAATATATGATGAACCCAGATTATTAA
- the gmhA gene encoding D-sedoheptulose 7-phosphate isomerase codes for MNLISSYKTEFELLKKFIEEEEEKRETEKVAKKLADIFIKGKKVLICGNGGSNCDAMHFIEEFTGRFRKERRALPAISISDPSHITCVANDYGFEYIFSKGVEAYGQEGDMFIGISTSGNSPNVIKAVEQAKAQGLITVGLLGKDGGKLKGVCDYEFIIPGKTSDRVQEIHMMILHIIIEGVERIMFPENYIGE; via the coding sequence ATGAATTTAATATCTTCATACAAAACAGAATTTGAGTTATTAAAAAAATTTATTGAAGAAGAGGAAGAAAAAAGAGAAACTGAAAAAGTTGCTAAAAAGTTAGCAGATATATTTATAAAAGGTAAAAAAGTGCTAATCTGTGGAAATGGTGGAAGCAACTGTGATGCTATGCATTTTATTGAAGAATTTACAGGAAGATTTAGAAAAGAAAGAAGAGCATTACCAGCAATTTCTATATCAGATCCTTCTCATATAACTTGTGTTGCTAATGATTATGGCTTTGAATATATTTTTTCAAAAGGTGTTGAAGCCTATGGACAAGAAGGAGATATGTTTATTGGAATATCAACAAGTGGAAATTCTCCTAATGTTATAAAAGCAGTTGAGCAAGCAAAAGCACAAGGACTTATAACAGTTGGACTTCTTGGAAAAGATGGTGGAAAACTTAAAGGTGTATGTGATTATGAATTTATAATTCCTGGAAAAACATCAGATAGAGTCCAAGAAATTCATATGATGATACTTCATATAATAATTGAAGGTGTAGAAAGAATAATGTTCCCTGAAAATTATATTGGGGAATAA
- a CDS encoding LysR family transcriptional regulator yields MDLHYLEIFYEVAKAKSFTKAADKLFINQSAVSIQVKKFEDILKVKLFDRSSKKIKLTYVGETLYKMAEDIFEKVKRAEKEITRVIEVDRARISIGASSIIAEPLLPSLMKDFSSTYEEIEYNVTISNKEHLLKLLKEGELDIIIIDSEHIIDSNLEIISIEKVPYVLISSQNYSNPEDIEKDPIITRNTIHNNNKAIEIIEDRYGINFNTKINVVGNLEVIKGMVREGIGNVILPYYAVYKDIKKGDFKVISKIDEVKDGYELIITKDKKDLSQIAKFINIVKSHKIVMESTRH; encoded by the coding sequence TTGGATCTGCACTATTTAGAAATATTTTATGAAGTTGCAAAGGCTAAGAGTTTTACAAAAGCTGCTGATAAACTTTTTATAAATCAATCAGCTGTCTCTATTCAAGTTAAAAAATTTGAAGATATCTTAAAGGTGAAACTATTTGACAGAAGCTCAAAAAAAATTAAACTTACTTATGTAGGTGAAACTCTATATAAGATGGCAGAGGATATTTTTGAGAAAGTAAAAAGAGCAGAAAAAGAAATCACAAGAGTAATAGAAGTGGACAGAGCAAGAATCTCAATAGGAGCTTCTTCTATTATTGCTGAGCCTTTACTTCCTAGTCTTATGAAAGACTTTTCTTCAACATACGAAGAAATAGAATATAATGTAACTATATCAAATAAAGAACATCTATTAAAACTTTTAAAAGAAGGCGAATTGGATATAATAATAATTGATAGTGAACATATAATTGATTCTAATTTAGAAATTATATCAATAGAAAAAGTGCCTTATGTTTTAATAAGTTCACAAAATTATTCAAATCCAGAAGATATTGAAAAAGACCCTATTATTACAAGAAATACTATACATAATAATAATAAGGCCATTGAGATAATTGAAGATAGATATGGAATAAACTTTAACACTAAAATTAATGTGGTCGGTAACTTAGAAGTTATAAAGGGCATGGTAAGAGAAGGTATTGGAAATGTTATTCTTCCTTACTATGCAGTTTACAAGGATATTAAAAAAGGTGATTTTAAAGTTATTAGTAAAATTGATGAAGTAAAAGATGGTTATGAACTTATAATAACTAAGGATAAAAAAGATTTATCACAAATAGCTAAATTTATTAATATCGTTAAAAGTCACAAAATTGTTATGGAGTCTACAAGACACTAA
- a CDS encoding APC family permease: MESNQKMKFWSIVLLTINSIIGTGIFLSPGAVAKLVGSKAAMIYLAAAVFAAVLAVTFAAASKYVVKSGAAYAYAKAGFGDEVGSYVGITRVVSASIAWGVMATGVVKTTLSIFGQDSSNMKNVTIGFITLMLILLIINLIGTKLLTIISNISTIGKIGALGITIIAGIFILIFSGGNHIEELNLLKDAEGNNLIPEFTTSVFVTALIGAFYAFTGFESVASGSADMEKPEKNLPRAIPLAIAIIAAIYFGIVFVSMYIDPVAMVTSKDPVVLASIFKNQLLQKIIVIGALMSMFGINVAASFHTPRVFEAMAKEKQVPEFFAKRTKGGLPLTSFILTAVIAVVIPLAFNYNMAGIIIISSISRFIQFIIVPLAVIVFFYGKSKEEVLNANKNFIIDVIIPIIALLLTVLLLIKFNWAQQFSTKLDDGTTTINLKAVISMIIGYLILPIILRIYMRTQK; this comes from the coding sequence ATGGAAAGTAATCAAAAAATGAAATTTTGGTCAATAGTATTATTAACTATTAATTCTATTATAGGAACTGGAATATTTTTATCCCCTGGAGCTGTTGCAAAATTAGTTGGTAGTAAGGCAGCAATGATTTACTTAGCAGCAGCAGTTTTTGCAGCTGTGTTAGCAGTAACTTTTGCAGCTGCTTCAAAATATGTTGTTAAATCTGGTGCAGCTTATGCCTATGCAAAAGCAGGATTTGGAGATGAAGTTGGTTCTTATGTTGGAATAACAAGAGTTGTCTCTGCAAGTATTGCATGGGGAGTTATGGCAACAGGTGTTGTAAAAACTACTTTATCTATTTTTGGACAAGACTCATCAAATATGAAAAATGTAACAATAGGATTCATAACTTTGATGTTGATCTTATTGATTATAAATTTAATAGGAACAAAACTTCTTACAATCATCAGTAATATATCAACAATTGGAAAAATTGGTGCCTTGGGAATAACTATAATAGCAGGTATATTTATATTAATTTTTTCTGGTGGAAATCATATAGAAGAATTGAATTTGTTGAAAGACGCAGAAGGTAATAACTTAATTCCAGAATTTACAACTTCTGTTTTTGTTACAGCACTTATAGGAGCTTTTTATGCTTTTACTGGATTTGAAAGTGTTGCAAGTGGTTCAGCTGATATGGAAAAACCTGAAAAAAATCTTCCAAGAGCAATTCCACTTGCTATTGCAATAATTGCTGCTATATATTTTGGTATAGTATTTGTATCTATGTATATTGATCCAGTGGCTATGGTAACATCAAAAGATCCTGTTGTATTAGCTTCTATTTTTAAGAACCAATTATTACAAAAAATAATAGTTATTGGTGCACTTATGTCAATGTTTGGAATAAATGTGGCAGCTTCATTTCATACACCAAGAGTATTTGAAGCTATGGCTAAGGAAAAACAAGTCCCAGAATTTTTTGCTAAAAGAACAAAAGGTGGTTTACCTTTAACTTCTTTTATATTGACAGCAGTGATAGCAGTTGTGATACCATTGGCTTTTAATTATAATATGGCAGGTATAATTATAATCAGTTCAATATCAAGATTTATACAATTCATAATAGTTCCATTGGCTGTAATTGTATTTTTCTATGGAAAGAGTAAAGAAGAAGTTTTAAATGCTAATAAAAATTTTATAATAGATGTTATTATTCCAATAATAGCATTATTACTTACAGTTTTATTGTTAATAAAATTTAATTGGGCTCAACAATTCTCAACAAAATTAGATGATGGTACAACAACAATAAATTTAAAAGCTGTAATATCTATGATTATAGGATATTTGATTCTTCCTATTATTTTAAGAATATATATGAGAACCCAAAAATAA
- a CDS encoding gamma-glutamyl-gamma-aminobutyrate hydrolase family protein translates to MSKRAIIGISSSIIVDNSGSFAGYKRAYVNKDYVDAVIRAGGVPLIIPFSTDKEVIISQAQLIDGLILSGGHDISPYNYGQEPSQKIGETFPERDTYEMILLEESKKRDIPILGICRGFQLINVAAGGTLYQDLSLIPGNILKHDQVSNPTLKTHKVEIKENSVISSIFGKETMVNSFHHQVIDKVANDFIVVAKASDGVVEAIEHKTYKFLVAVQWHPEMLAVNCEKARELFSKFVEEAKK, encoded by the coding sequence ATGTCAAAAAGAGCAATTATAGGAATATCATCAAGTATAATAGTTGATAATAGTGGAAGTTTTGCAGGCTATAAAAGAGCCTATGTAAACAAAGACTATGTAGATGCTGTTATAAGGGCAGGAGGTGTTCCACTAATAATTCCATTTAGTACAGATAAAGAAGTGATTATCAGCCAAGCACAATTAATAGATGGCTTAATTTTGTCAGGAGGGCATGATATAAGTCCATATAATTATGGACAAGAACCTAGCCAAAAAATAGGAGAAACTTTCCCTGAAAGAGATACTTATGAAATGATATTATTGGAAGAAAGTAAAAAAAGAGATATTCCAATTCTAGGAATTTGTAGAGGCTTTCAACTAATAAATGTTGCAGCAGGAGGAACTTTATATCAAGATTTATCATTAATTCCAGGAAATATTTTAAAACACGATCAAGTTTCTAATCCAACTTTAAAAACTCATAAGGTAGAAATAAAAGAAAATTCTGTTATTTCAAGTATTTTTGGAAAAGAAACAATGGTAAACTCATTTCATCATCAAGTAATTGACAAAGTGGCAAATGATTTTATAGTTGTTGCTAAAGCTAGTGATGGAGTTGTTGAAGCTATTGAGCATAAAACATATAAATTTTTAGTTGCTGTACAATGGCATCCAGAAATGTTAGCTGTAAATTGTGAAAAAGCTAGGGAACTTTTTAGTAAATTTGTAGAAGAAGCTAAAAAATAA
- the argS gene encoding arginine--tRNA ligase, translating into MKITSKELTDIFQKHVENLFPNKELKPVEITIATNENFGDYQCNFAMINSKIIGDNPRKIAEKIKNNFPYGNVVEKLEVAGPGFINIFLSDKYISDSIKKIGEDYDFSFLNRKGKVIVDFSSPNIAKRMHIGHLRSTIIGESVCRIYRYLGYDVVADNHIGDWGTQFGKLIVGYRKWLNREAYEKNAIEELERVYVKFSDEAEKDPSLEDLARAELKKVQDGEEENTKLWKEFITESLKEYNKLYKRLDVHFDTYYGESFYNDMMADVVKELIDKGLAVDDEGAKVVFFDEKDNLFPCIVQKKDGAYLYSTSDIATVKFRKNTYDVNKMIYLTDARQQDHFKQFFKITDILGWNIEKYHIWFGIIRFADGILSTRKGNVIKLEELLDEAHNRAYDVVNEKNPNLSEEEKQNIAEVVGVSSVKYADLSQNKQSDIIFEWDKMLSFEGNTAPYLLYTYARIQSILRKVAEQNIDLNEDIEIKTDNKFEKSLATYLLAFPISVLKAAETFKPNLIADYLYELSKKLNSFYNNCPILNQDIETLKSRALLIKKTGKVLKDGLRLLGIPVLNKM; encoded by the coding sequence ATGAAAATTACTAGCAAAGAGTTAACAGACATTTTTCAAAAGCATGTTGAAAATTTATTTCCAAACAAAGAACTAAAACCTGTTGAAATTACAATAGCAACAAATGAAAATTTTGGTGATTACCAATGTAATTTTGCTATGATAAATTCTAAGATAATTGGAGATAACCCAAGGAAAATTGCAGAAAAAATCAAAAATAATTTTCCTTATGGGAATGTTGTTGAAAAATTGGAAGTTGCAGGGCCAGGTTTCATAAATATATTTTTATCTGATAAATATATTTCTGATTCTATAAAGAAAATAGGAGAAGATTATGATTTTTCATTTTTAAATAGAAAAGGAAAGGTTATAGTAGATTTCTCATCTCCAAATATTGCTAAAAGAATGCATATAGGACATCTAAGATCTACAATTATAGGTGAATCAGTATGTAGAATATATAGATATTTAGGTTATGATGTAGTTGCAGATAATCATATTGGAGATTGGGGAACACAATTTGGAAAATTAATAGTTGGATATAGAAAATGGCTTAATAGAGAAGCCTATGAAAAAAATGCAATAGAAGAACTTGAAAGAGTTTATGTAAAATTTTCTGATGAAGCAGAAAAAGACCCCTCTCTTGAAGATTTAGCAAGAGCAGAGCTTAAAAAAGTCCAAGATGGAGAGGAAGAAAATACAAAACTTTGGAAAGAGTTTATCACTGAATCTTTAAAGGAATATAATAAGTTATATAAAAGACTTGATGTACATTTTGACACATATTATGGTGAATCTTTCTATAATGATATGATGGCAGATGTTGTAAAAGAATTAATAGATAAGGGATTAGCAGTTGATGATGAGGGAGCTAAAGTAGTATTTTTTGATGAAAAAGATAATCTATTCCCTTGTATAGTTCAAAAGAAAGATGGAGCTTACCTATATTCAACATCAGATATAGCAACTGTAAAATTTAGAAAAAATACTTATGATGTAAATAAAATGATTTATCTCACAGATGCTAGACAACAAGACCATTTTAAACAATTCTTTAAAATAACTGATATACTTGGTTGGAATATAGAAAAATACCATATTTGGTTTGGTATTATAAGATTTGCAGATGGTATTCTATCAACTCGTAAAGGAAATGTAATAAAACTTGAAGAATTGTTAGATGAAGCACATAACCGTGCTTATGATGTAGTAAATGAAAAGAATCCTAATCTATCAGAAGAAGAAAAACAGAATATAGCTGAGGTTGTAGGAGTCAGCTCAGTTAAGTATGCTGATTTATCTCAAAATAAACAAAGTGATATTATATTTGAATGGGATAAAATGTTAAGTTTTGAAGGAAATACTGCACCGTATTTATTATATACCTATGCTAGAATTCAATCTATTCTTAGAAAAGTTGCTGAACAAAATATTGACTTAAATGAAGATATAGAAATAAAAACTGATAATAAATTTGAAAAATCCTTAGCAACTTATTTATTAGCTTTTCCAATATCTGTATTGAAAGCCGCTGAAACTTTTAAACCTAATTTAATTGCAGATTATTTATATGAATTATCTAAAAAATTAAATAGTTTCTATAATAATTGCCCTATTTTAAATCAAGATATAGAAACTTTAAAATCAAGAGCATTATTAATTAAAAAAACAGGGAAAGTTTTAAAAGATGGTTTGAGACTTCTAGGAATACCAGTTTTAAATAAAATGTAA
- a CDS encoding patatin-like phospholipase family protein, with translation MKIGLVLEGGGMRTLFTAGVLDAFLDKDIKVDGVVGVSAGALFGVNYISGQKERSVRYNKKYSNEKEYMGFYSWITTGNAVNKDFAFYKIPFKLDKFDEKEFEKAKVDFYVVMTNIETGKPEYVLIKDVFKQMEYFRATSALPFASKIIEIKGKKYLDGGISDSIPIDFCESLGYDKIIVVLTRPENNYKDDKLNFLYKLVYRKYPNLVNRLVNMGKDYEVVLKKIKDLENKEKIFVIRPPEILKIGRLEKNKDKIQKVYDIGLNTGLKEIDNLLKYLNK, from the coding sequence ATGAAAATAGGTTTAGTTTTAGAAGGTGGAGGAATGAGAACTCTTTTTACAGCTGGAGTTCTTGATGCTTTCCTTGATAAAGATATAAAAGTTGATGGTGTTGTCGGAGTATCTGCTGGAGCATTATTTGGAGTTAATTATATATCTGGACAAAAAGAAAGATCAGTGAGATATAATAAAAAATATTCCAATGAAAAAGAATATATGGGATTTTATAGCTGGATAACAACAGGAAATGCTGTAAATAAAGATTTTGCATTTTATAAAATTCCTTTTAAATTAGATAAGTTTGATGAAAAAGAATTTGAAAAAGCAAAAGTAGATTTTTATGTCGTAATGACAAATATAGAGACTGGAAAACCCGAATATGTTTTAATAAAAGATGTTTTTAAACAAATGGAATATTTCAGAGCCACATCTGCTTTACCTTTTGCTTCAAAGATTATAGAAATAAAAGGTAAAAAATATTTAGATGGAGGAATTTCAGATAGTATACCAATAGATTTTTGTGAAAGTTTAGGTTATGATAAAATTATTGTTGTATTAACAAGACCAGAAAACAATTATAAAGATGACAAATTAAATTTTTTATATAAATTAGTATATAGAAAATATCCAAACTTAGTTAATAGACTTGTCAATATGGGAAAAGATTATGAAGTGGTTTTAAAAAAGATAAAAGATTTAGAAAATAAAGAAAAAATATTTGTTATAAGACCACCTGAAATTTTAAAAATTGGTAGGCTTGAAAAAAATAAGGATAAAATTCAAAAAGTTTATGATATTGGGTTAAATACAGGCTTGAAAGAAATAGATAATCTTTTAAAATATTTGAACAAATAA